A region of Colletotrichum higginsianum IMI 349063 chromosome 10, whole genome shotgun sequence DNA encodes the following proteins:
- a CDS encoding Cytochrome produces MFHSVVYTAAGLVFLAYAAEYVLTLRDHRDEPLRLRSKVPLIGHILGLIRSGPSYHSKLRDATEGEIYTLGIFHFKLYTSVSVRLLPAIQRQSKTLSFLPMLQHVARRWGDASDETNDIFGGPHCAADFSRAMRISLAPGPHLDEQNERMGNRALFDVDTLVGQAVQQQQKQQKQQPQPQQEGFRIPFLQWARHVVTQASSCGVYGTRHPFLDAEVEKAFWQWHTHLSAHISGLTFDLLGKGYAARQKVFDAHIKYCHDMPQDASMLFRERWRVLREAGISETDCIKQQATLPIGMLSNTVPTFYWTVWELFSREETLAQVRDELEQQAVVELGNGCFALDVAALKAQCPLLLSVFQETQRVRHIHAAIRKVMQDTLLDGKYLLKAGNYLQMPGNAIHSHEKIWGPTAAQFDPRRFVDVDKRRGGSDFLAWGAPPHLCPARQFAATEIVILVALLAMRVDLRPASGGTWDKDPALDFNDPITVLNPRKDAELIVVPRPQWAGKWTLRMSQSTVRVPLASG; encoded by the exons ATGTTTCATTCAGTCGTTTACACCGCGGCGGGCCTGGTTTTCCTCGCGTATGCTGCCGAATATGTGTTGACGCTGAGGGACCACCGGGACGAGCCGTTGCGTCTCCGATCCAAGGTGCCGCTCATTGGCCACATCCTTGGCCTCATTCGAAGCGGCCCTTCGTATCATAGCAAGTTACG AGATGCCACCGAAGGCGAGATCTATACCCTGGGCATCTTTCACTTCAAGCTCTACACCAGTGTGTCGGTCCGGCTTCTCCCCGCCATCCAAAGACAGTCGAAGACGTTGTCGTTCCTGCCCATGCTTCAGCATGTTGCACGACGATGGGGCGACGCAAGTGACGAGACAAACGACATCTTCGGCGGTCCGCACTGCGCAGCCGACTTTAGCCGGGCCATGCGAATTAGCCTGGCGCCGGGGCCGCATCTCGACGAGCAGAATGAGCGCATGGGGAACCGGGCCTTGTTCGACGTCGATACCCTCGTGGGCCAAGCTGttcaacagcagcagaagcagcagaagcagcagccccagccccagcAAGAAGGTTTTCGAATTCCGTTTCTGCAATGGGCCCGACATGTCGTGACTCAAGCTTCCAGCTGCGGTGTATACGGCACACGGCACCCCtttctcgacgccgaggtcgaaaAAGCATTCTG GCAGTGGCATACCCATCTATCGGCGCATATTTCTGGCCTGACCTTTGACTTGCTAGGCAAGGGCTACGCCGCCCGACAGAAAGTATTCGACGCACACATCAAGTACTGTCATGATATGCCTCAAGACGCGTCGATGCTCTTCCGGGAGCGCTGGAGGGTTCTCCGTGAAGCTGGGATATCCGAAACGGACTGCATCAAGCAGCAGGCGACACTGCCGATTGGTATGCTGAGCAATACGGTGCCGACCTTTTACTGGACCGTCTGGGAACTGTTTTCGCGAGAGGAGACTCTTGCGCAGGTCCGAGACGAACTCGAAcagcaggccgtcgtcgagctggGAAACGGCTGTTTCGCGCTCGACGTGGCGGCTCTCAAGGCGCAGTGTCCGTTGCTGCTCTCGGTTTTCCAGGAAACGCAACGTGTGCGGCACATCCACGCTGCTATCCGCAAGGTGATGCAGGACACGCTGCTGGATGGCAAGTATCTCCTCAAGGCGGGGAACTACCTCCAGATGCCAGGCAACGCAATCCATTCGCATGAGAAGATCTGGGGCCCGACTGCAGCCCAGTTCGATCCCAGGCGGTTCGTCGACGTGGACAAGAggcgcggcggcagcgactTCTTGGCGTGGGGTGCACCGCCGCACTTGTGTCCCGCACGGCAGTTTGCGGCTACCGAGATTGTCATTTTGGTGGCGCTTCTAGCGATGCGAGTCGATCTACGGCCTGCCAGTGGTGGCACGTGGGACAAAGATCCGGCCTTGGACTTCAACGACCCCATCACAGTACTGAACCCTAGAAAGGATGCTGAACTTATCGTCGTCCCTAGGCCGCAATGGGCCGGTAAATGGACGCTCCGCATGTCACAGAGTACGGTCCGGGTCCCTCTGGCCTCAGGATGA
- a CDS encoding Phoma betae P450 monooxygenase No.2, with translation MESSKLNTTEMLEGMPVTFQTLFSRASPTITALIGALAMWWWLATARSKNQPNIYGNYDFDAPIIGYQSPILGRWQFFRNGPAMIREGYAKYKDSFFKVSGNDLLIVPNKYLAELASMPPEKLSLNTAIVDAFQNLRSITAVITDHSLQSRMLMTRLTPKLGLHVPLVQEQLRKHLPQELKATEDAWTPMNALALARRLVHRGVATQFVFELREDEDYLSTATNYSEHGFKHNFLLRVVPDRLKPVVAWFLPTSWGVDRALRKAEKLVIPVMRERQRREQEDPAYERPDDFLQHLIDGGRELEDDEATTVQRLMVTYLGSGPSTIIAVAQVLFDLCAHPEYVEVLREEALQVLRTHGGFTKQALADMKKMDSFMRESQRLSPPTLLGFNAIVRQNLSLHDGTILPEGAHIQMATYAIGTDPERVPDADKFDGMRQYNNRKRPGESNWHQFTTTSENNLHFGHGKIVCPGRFFADHSMKMIVSNILLRYHLRFPGGATERPANSSLYDVVIPDLSTCVEFKLRTDAKETVF, from the exons ATGGAGTCTTCCAAACTCAACACGACGGAGATGCTCGAGGGCATGCCCGTCACCTTCCAGACGCTCTTCTCCCGGGCTTCTCCAACCATCACGGCCCTCATTGGGGCCCTCGCAATGTGGTGGTGGCTCGCAACAGCCCGCAGCAAGAACCAGCCCAACATCTACGGCAACTATGACTTTGACGCGCCCATCATCGGGTACCAGAGCCCCATCCTGGGACGGTGGCAGTTCTTCCGCAACGGGCCGGCCATGATCCGCGAGGGCTACGCAAAGTACAAGGACAGCTTCTTCAAGGTCTCGGGCAACGACCTCCTCATCGTGCCCAACAAGTACCTGGCCGAGCTGGCGAGCATGCCGCCCGAGAAGCTGAGCCTCAACacggccatcgtcgacgccttcCAGAACCTGCGCTCCATCACGGCCGTCATCACCGACCACAGCCTGCAGTCGCGCATGCTCATGACGCGGCTGACGCCCAAGCTGGGCCTCCATGTGCCCCTCGTGCAGGAACAGCTGCGAAAGCACCTCCCGCAGGAGCTGAAGGCGACCGAGGATGCCTGGACACCCATGAACGCTCTGGCGCTGGCTCGCCGGCTGGTCCACCGCGGCGTGGCGACGCAGTTCGTCTTTGAGCTgcgcgaggacgaagacTACCTTTCGACGGCCACCAACTACTCGGAGCACGGGTTCAAGCACAACTTCCTCTTGCGCGTGGTCCCCGACCGCCTGAAGCCTGTCGTCGCGTGGTTCCTCCCGACGAGCTGGGGCGTCGACCGGGCCCTgcgcaaggccgagaagctggtCATCCCCGTGATGCGcgagcgccagcgccgcgaGCAGGAGGACCCGGCTTACGAGCGGCCCGACGACTTTCTGCAGCACctcatcgacggcggccgcgagctcgaagacgacgaggccacCACCGTCCAGCGTCTCATGGTCACGTACCTCGGCTCCGGGCCCTCGaccatcatcgccgtcgcccaggtGCTCTTCGACCTCTGCGCCCATCCCGAGTACGTCGAGGTCCTGCGCGAAGAGGCCTTGCAGGTCCTTCGAACCCACGGCGGCTTTACCAAGCAGGCCTTGGCCGAcatgaagaagatggacagCTTCATGCGGGAGTCGCAGCGGCTGAGCCCGCCCACTTTAC TCGGTTTCAATGCTATAGTGCGTCAGAACCTGAGCTTGCACGACGGCACCATCCTGCCCGAGGGTGCCCACATCCAGATGGCCACCTACGCCATCGGCACCGACCCGGAGCGTGTTCCCGATGCCGACAAGTTTGACGGTATGCGGCAATACAACAACCGCAAGAGGCCGGGTGAGAGCAACTGGCACC AGTTTACCACCACCAGCGAGAACAACCTCCACTTCGGCCACGGCAAGATTGTGTGCCCGGGccgcttcttcgccgaccaCTCGATGAAGATGATTGTGTCCAACATCCTGCTGCGCTACCACCTGCGCTTTCCCGGCGGCGCGACAGAGCGTCCCGCCAATTCGAGCCTGTATGATGTTGTCATCCCTGACCTCAGCACCTGCGTTGAGTTCAAGCTGCGCACCGATGCCAAGGAAACCGTTTTTTAG
- a CDS encoding Nonribosomal peptide, translating to MLSPPTGQLSVVNADTMASELAKTPLPDANVIDSFCSKQNLNRETFFLAAWAYTLSVYSAASTITTHVVRRSQGHVRATLFPVSATIESHMTVLEVFSAFQTTDNHFNTDSDQLFSESAQGTDFHNGGTAIRIAQDEVGGHGCEVGGGIQAILVVDDLGHVTLNYIPNSVPAPSAEAFLETFLKIARELATSPHNKLLSELDILGPVNRTTLENWSPSNLSVVERCIHEYVDEHAQNHPQKQAVASSEGPNFTYAQLSALSNNLAVHLLGLGIKKGQVVPILFEKSSLAVLAIVAIMKAGNAYVGLSAETPLSFLQECSCIADVPLIITSPQQKHLAEKIGRPVLVLDQDLLGTLGSPANIADFTSPAIPSDLAYLVFTSGSTGVPKAVMTEHRAYVTDALAQQQSALLDAASRVLHFASYNFDATNFDILSTLIAGGTICVPSEFDRINRLAGAINDLGANFLGVTATLAQTLDPDDVPLLKVVILCGEANSTELVHKWTRPGAGPRDVINGYGPSEASCAFSYNVYTRQSPRANNVGRALEGACWGWVVNPDNHSQLLPVGAKGELLIQGPTLSRGYLNEPEKTAKVFIESPAWLPAKTAPQLRRLYKTGDLVRQLPDQSYEVYGRIDTQVKLNGQRIELGEIEHKISQVLGDNFIIAVEALSLPLHEQEDSKVLVAFYASIIGSHQKDISMPHLIDRGESAAIDIQGAKTKLAGLLKAIAIPQAFIPLSFMPVTIQGKLDRRFLQALGRHLDRTTMAAFSGAVPSEGGDPIRTESERAVQTLFSQSLHLDSESIFRDSDFFALGGDSIKAIKMVSLARKLGFNFVVPDILQTPKLSHLAELIEKSKATCEVACEYQPFDAIINQTAGKEIRAKATQCVSGFGDVEDVIHATDLQASCVAFSTYKEERRGINWLLCDFKAPFDEETVRQMCGHLTERHATLRTSFMAHRRTLYQVASKSFQPPIRTHLHLRSIAETTDSLMEDDLQCRVVDMTQPQTAFELLSHNDATRIERLIIRISAAQYDGHSVAILGREMNFFIDNFKHDNIKLRELKGSYAAYLHHARTMELEQGVEYWRSLLAGAEMPEITKRKYNSGNTPSNLDFVDGVLVSMIETRLLDLATTNSGAGSTGSLAGSTRATIVKTAWALTLAELTGIDDVVFASTGWGRNNAVEFAQDVMGSCTSHIPTRAELKTCAGGSNRRLTYGELVEQLQAQHIASMRFENIGATAIVEKCTPWKRWTRFSSLLIFQGLDIETPQRGGRDGENHQERAAPAVKITEIMDPGDRADVILHVEPFGDQTRVMMAFAKRNLPENVAGVMLQTFKRHLELTTNCINHPIDIGDRSSRPLLPVVCKGADVEEREEENVGDRLRELAEAIVKEAWIDVLDISASEVDMLRIDKKSFFEVWGSPVAAATLAYEYRRKGLSVSTENVLRSQTVQEQVRMISLVVL from the exons ATgctctctcctcccaccGGTCAACTTTCTGTCGTAAATGCGGATACAATGGCTTCAGAGCTTGCCAAGACACCCCTTCCGGACGCAAATGTCATAGACTCCTTTTGCAGCAAGCAGAACCTGAACAGAGAGACGTTTTTTCTTGCCGCATGGGCTTATACGCTAAGCGTGTATAGCGCGGCCTCAACTATCACGACGCATGTGGTAAGAAGAAGTCAAGGCCATGTTCGCGCAACATTGTTTCCGGTATCAGCAACAATCGAGAGTCACATGACGGTCTTGGAGGTGTTTTCAGCTTTCCAGACCACTGATAACCACTTCAACACCGACTCGGATCAGCTTTTCAGCGAGTCCGCGCAGGGAACCGACTTTCACAATGGAGGCACGGCAATAAGGATTGCGCAGGACGAAGTAGGTGGTCATGGATGTGAGGTTGGGGGGGGCATCCAAGCCATTCTCGTCGTGGACGATCTAGGCCACGTAACTCTCAATT ACATTCCGAATTCGGTTCCCGCACCCTCAGCAGAAGCGTTCCTGGAAACCTTCTTGAAAATCGCAAGAGAATTAGCAACCAGTCCTCACAACAAACTCCTGAGTGAACTCGACATCCTTGGGCCGGTCAATCGTACTACTTTGGAGAATTGGAGTCCCTCCAATCTTTCAGTTGTGGAACGCTGTATCCACGAATATGTCGATGAACACGCACAGAACCACCCTCAAAAGCAGGCTGTGGCTTCCTCCGAAGGCCCCAACTTTACATACGCTCAACTATCGGCCCTCTCAAACAATCTGGCCGTGCATTTGCTCGGACTGGGCATCAAGAAGGGTCAAGTTGTGCCGATTCTGTTCGAAAAATCATCCCTTGCAGTCCTGGCCATTGTTGCGATCATGAAGGCAGGGAACGCCTACGTCGGTCTCAGTGCCGAGACACCACTCAGCTTTCTGCAAGAATGCTCTTGCATTGCAGATGTCCCGCTAATCATCACGAGCCCACAACAGAAACATCTTGCCGAAAAGATCGGTCGACCGGTGCTGGTATTGGATCAAGACCTGCTCGGAACTCTGGGGAGCCCAGCGAACATCGCGGACTTCACATCTCCTGCTATTCCATCCGATTTGGCTTATCTGGTGTTCACTTCGGGATCTACTGGTGTTCCCAAG GCTGTCATGACGGAACACAGGGCCTACGTGACAGATGCACTGGCGCAACAACAATCTGCTCTTCTGGACGCAGCCTCCCGCGTACTTCACTTCGCCTCATACAACTTCGACGCCACGAATTTCGACATTCTCAGCACTCTTATCGCAGGCGGCACCATCTGCGTCCCCAGTGAGTTCGACCGCATCAACCGACTCGCAGGCGCAATAAACGACCTTGGAGCCAACTTTCTGGGCGTCACCGCCACACTTGCACAGACTCTCGACCCAGACGATGTCCCGCTCCTCAAAGTCGTCATCTTGTGTGGCGAGGCCAACAGCACCGAGCTTGTCCACAAGTGGACGAGGCCTGGGGCGGGACCACGGGATGTAATCAACGGCTACGGGCCCTCCGAGGCGTCGTGCGCGTTCTCGTATAACGTTTACACACGTCAGTCGCCGCGGGCGAACAATGTCGGGCGTGCATTGGAAGGAGCATGCTGGGGGTGGGTTGTCAACCCTGATAACCATAGTCAACTGCTGCCTGTGGGTGCAAAAGGCGAACTGCTTATCCAGGGGCCGACTTTGAGCAGGGGGTATTTGAACGAGCCAGAAAAGACCGCCAAGGTCTTCATTGAGAGCCCGGCCTGGTtgccggcgaagacggcgcctCAGCTGAGGAGACTTTACAAGACAGGCGATCTCGTGCGACAGCTTCCGGATCAGTCTTATGAAGTATATGGTCGCATTGACACACAGGTCAAGCTGAATGGGCAACGAATCGAGCTTGGCGAAATTGAGCACAAGATCAG TCAAGTTCTCGGGGACAACTTCATAATCGCAGTAGAGGCCTTGAGTCTGCCCTTGCACGAGCAAGAGGATTCCAAGGTTTTAGTTGCTTTCTATGCCTCAATCATAGGCAGCCATCAGAAAGACATCTCCATGCCACATCTTATTGATAGAGGTGAATCTGCGGCCATCGACATCCAGGGCGCCAAGACAAAGCTTGCAGGTCTCTTGAAAGCCATTGCAATTCCCCAAGCATTCATACCCCTCAGTTTCATGCCCGTCACCATCCAAGGAAAACTTGACCGAAGGTTTCTGCAAGCTCTCGGCAGACATCTCGACAGGACAACTATGGCTGCGTTTTCTGGTGCCGTACCATCTGAGGGTGGCGATCCCATTAGGACCGAGTCCGAGAGAGCTGTTCAGACTCTGTTTTCACAGTCTTTGCACTTGGATAGTGAGTCAATCTTCCGGGACTCGGACTTTTTCGCCTTGGGCGGAGACTCCATTAAGGCAATCAAGATGGTGTCGTTGGCCAGAAAGCTGGGCTTCAACTTTGTGGTTCCG GACATACTCCAAACCCCAAAACTGTCGCACCTTGCAGAGTTGATTGAAAAATCCAAGGCGACATGTGAAGTGGCTTGCGAGTATCAACCATTCGATGCCATCATTAATCAGACAGCTGGCAAAGAAATCCGAGCAAAAGCAACACAATGTGTGTCTGGATTtggtgatgtcgaggacgtcATACATGCCACTGATCTCCAAGCTTCTTGCGTTGCATTTTCGACCTACAAGGAAGAACGCCGTGGGATCAATTGGCTGCTTTGCGACTTCAAGGCACCCTTTGATGAAGAGACAGTCCGCCAGATGTGCGGACACTTGACAGAGAGGC ATGCTACACTGCGGACGTCTTTCATGGCACATCGACGGACTTTGTACCAAGTTGCGTCCAAATCCTTTCAGCCCCCAATCAGAACCCACCTACACCTCAGAAGCATTGCCGAGACCACGGATTCCCTCATGGAGGATGATCTGCAGTGCAGAGTTGTCGATATGACCCAACCACAAACGGCCTTCGAGCTACTGTCTCACAACGATGCCACTCGTATAGAGCGACTCATCATCCGCATTTCTGCAGCCCAATATGACGGCCACTCTGTCGCCATTCTGGGCCGTGAGATGAACTTCTTTATCGACAATTTCAAAcatgacaacatcaaactGCGTGAGCTCAAGGGCAGCTACGCAGCTTACCTTCATCACGCGCGAACCATGGAACTCGAGCAAGGGGTCGAATACTGGCGGTCCCTTCTTGCAGGCGCCGAAATGCCGGAGATAACGAAGCGCAAATACAATTCCGGCAACACTCCCTCCAACTTGGACTTCGTCGACGGTGTTCTAGTCAGCATGATTGAAACTCGGCTGCTGGACTTGGCCACAACAAACAGCGGCGCAGGCAGTACTGGATCCCTAGCCGGCAGCACCAGAGCTACCATTGTCAAGACAGCGTGGGCGCTTACTTTGGCCGAGTTGACAGGCATagacgacgtcgtcttcgcttCGACGGGCTGGGGGCGCAACAACGCCGTTGAGTTTGCACAGGACGTGATGGGCTCTTGCACCTCCCACATCCCCACGCGCGCGGAGCTCAAAACCTGCGCTGGCGGCAGCAACCGGCGATTGACGtacggcgagctcgtcgaaCAGCTACAGGCGCAGCACATTGCGTCCATGAGGTTCGAGAACATTGGGGCTACCGCTATTGTGGAGAAATGCACGCCATGGAAACGCTGGACGCGCTTTTCGTCCCTGCTGATTTTCCAGGGGTTGGACATCGAGACGCCGCAACGAGGTGGCCGCGATGGTGAAAACCACCAAGAGCGCGCTGCGCCTGCGGTCAAAATCACCGAGATCATGGACCCTGGTGACCGCGCGGATGTCATACTGCATGTGGAGCCTTTCGGCGACCAAACACGAGTGATGATGGCATTTGCAAAGAGGAATTTGCCTGAAAATGTCGCAGGCGTGATGTTGCAGACTTTCAAGCGGCACCTGGAGCTGACTACAAACTGCATAAATCATCCTATTGACATTGGGGATCGCAGCTCCCGTCCACTACTTCCAGTCGTCTGCAAGGGAgcggacgtggaggaaagggaagaagagaatgTAGGTGATAGATTGAGGGAATTGGCAGAAGCTATTGTGAAGGAGGCGTGGATCGATGTTCTGGACATCAGTGCCTCTGAGGTTGACATGCTCAGGATCGATAAGAAGTCATTCTTCGAAGTTTGGGGCAGTCCTGTGGCTGCAGCCACCCTTGCTTACGAGTATAGAAGGAAAGGTCTTTCAGTCTCAACTGAAAACGTGTTGCGGAGTCAGACTGTCCAGGAGCAGGTTCGAATGATATCGTTAGTAGTGTTATAG
- a CDS encoding GTP-binding protein YchF, which yields MPPKKVEVVEDNVVAFGRVRKNLKMGCVGLPNVGKSSLFNLLTEQSAAAENYPFCTIEPNEARCAVPDARYDFLCDLWKPPSMYPAYLQVTDIAGLIKGASQGAGLGNAFLSHIQAVDGMFHIVRAFDNDEVLHVDDSVDPVRDLDILQKTIVAEEAIVRKAGGKFKMLPLFTETTTKIQAMLEKDQPVRDGSWTPAEIALINEKIQLITTKPTIYLVNLTMKDYLRQKSKYLPAIAKWVTEHGGVPRDIIPFSIEFEEKLHSMKDDPAAQAEFLKEIKVKSKLDKIVTEGFTKLGLQYYFTAGEKEIRCWTIPRGCLAPQAAGAIHSDFERGFIKAEVVAYQDFHDLCDGGKSMGPIKAAGKYRQEGKSYVVQDGDIIHFQFNVSNKK from the exons ATGCCGCCCAAAAAGGTCGAAGTTGTCGAGGACAATGTCGTTGCTTTCGGAAGGGTTCGCAAGAACCTGAAGATGGGATGCGTTGGTCTGCCCAACGTGGGGAAGTCGAGTCTGTTCAATCTCTTGACCGAGCAGAGCGCCGCTGCAGAGAACTACCCCTTTTGTACGATTGAGCCTAACGAGGCGAGATGTGCTGTTCCCGACGCTCGATAC GACTTCCTCTGCGACCTTTGGAAGCCGCCGTCCATGTACCCGGCGTATCTGCAGGTCACCGACATTGCCGGCCTGATCAAAGGTGCTTCCCAAGGAGCGGGACTTGGAAATGCCTTCCTGTCTCATATCCAGGCCGTTGACGGCATGTTCCACATTGTCAG AGCGTTCGATAACGACGAAGTTTTGCACGTCGATGACTCGGTTGATCCCGTCCGGGACTTGG ACATTCTGCAGAAGACAatcgtcgccgaggaagcaATTGTCAGAAAGGCAGGCGGCAAATTCAAGATGCTGCCTCTCTTCACGGAGACAACGACAAAGATCCAAGCG ATGCTGGAGAAGGATCAGCCAGTCAGAGACGGAAGCTggacgccggccgagatTGCGCTCATCAACGAGAAGATACAGCTGATCACCACGAAGCCGACCATCTACCTCGTTAACTTGACGATGAAGGACTACCTCAGACAGAAGAGCAAGTACCTGCCGGCCATAGCCAAGTGGGTCACCGAGCACGGGGGCGTTCCCCGAGACATTATCCCCTTCTCCATCGAGTTTGAAGAGAAGCTCCACAGCATGAAGGACGACCCAGCCGCACAGGCCGAGTTTCTCAAAGAGATCAAGGTCAAGTCCAAACTGGACAAGATCGTCACCGAAGGGTTTACGAAGCTTGGCCTTCAATACTACTTCACTG CtggcgagaaggagatcaGATGCTGGACGATCCCAAGGGGTTGCCTCGCGCCGCAAGCTGCCGGCGCTATCCACAGCGATTTCGAGAGGGGATTCATCAAAGCCGAAGTGGTCGCCTACCAAGACTTCCACGACCTCTGTGATGGCGGCAAGTCCATGGGCCCAATCAAGGCTGCTGGGAAGTATCGACAGGAAGGAAAGTCTTAT GTTGTCCAAGACGGAGATATCATCCACTTCCAATTCA ACGTTTCAAACAAGAAGTAA
- a CDS encoding Glycosyl hydrolase family 18 has translation MKSLHFGAASSCAAFWLAVASSLFFAHPSSAQGGSHCQPYKWNSNSLQRVAAADEPVPTEGVLLVVKPGEINCRYWADTTEEVNYYTCSQLAHRYEIPNDVFFMLNPGLNKDCSNIKPKSEYCVTGFIEPIRAFDGLCGPRHNNATCQGTDKPCCNADTWTCGDSAYVAKTLAQNDECTQTDMMTPPSEDCAPGICYEGYCLGDTIYSTDGTCGRDYGNRDCVGRWGSCCSMDGRCGTGDAFCGLFTCQQGDCDIWKQDEQPAGTKWTKDGTCGGAGGQRCSAEWGRCCNVNGVCGEKPADCYVERGWETQSQVAKLTFTQPGRVWNLRLQLDIGRVHVRCVFQVRSHFDCNGPGNRDFRHRQDFGDSHKHLHGGSLSSMHRRHERAWHHR, from the exons ATGAAGTCGCTCCATTTCGGTGCCGCCTCCTCGTGCGCCGCCTTCTGGCTGGCCGTCGCGTCGTCCCTTTTCTTCGCCCATCCCTCTTCGGCCCAGGGCGGGAGTCATTGCCAGCCGTACAAGTGGAATTCTAATTCCCTGCAGCgcgtcgccgctgccgacgagCCTGTGCCGACCGAgggcgtcctcctcgtcgtcaagcCGGGCGAGATCAACTGCCGTTACTGGGCTGACACGACAGAGGAGGTCAACTACTACACGTGCTCGCAGCTGGCGCACCGCTACGAGATACCCAACGACGTCTTCTTCATGCTGAACCCGGGCCTGAACAAGGACTGCAGTAACATCAAGCCGAAGTCCGAGTACTGCGTCACGGGAT TCATCGAGCCGATCAGGGCCTTTGACGGCCTCTGCGGTCCTCGCCACAACAACGCCACCTGTCAAGGCACCGACAAGCCATGCTGCAACGCGGATACATGGACCTGCGGCGACTCAGCGTATGTGGCCAAGACCCTCGCTCAGAACGATGAATGTACCCAGACTGACATGATGACGCCCCCCAGTGAGGACTGCGCCCCTGGCATCTGCTACGAGGGCTACTGTTTGGGCGACACCATCTACAGCACCGACGGCACATGCGGCCGGGACTACGGCAACCGTGACTGCGTCGGCCGATGgggcagctgctgcagcatgGACGGCCGGTGCGGCACGGGCGACGCCTTCTGCGGCCTCTTCACCTGCCAGCAGGGCGACTGCGATATTTGGAAGCAGGACGAGCAGCCGGCCGGCACAAAGTGGACAAAGGACGGCacctgcggcggcgcgggggGCCAGAGATGCTCGGCGGAGTGGGGCCGATGCTGCAACGTGAACGGCGTGTGCGGCGAGAAGCCGGCCGACTGTTATGTCGAGCGTGGATG GGAAACCCAGTCCCAAGTGGCAAAACTGACATTTACACAGCCAGGACGGGTTTGGAATCTGCGCCTCCAACTCGACATCGGCCGTGTCCACGTCCGCTGCGTCTTCCAGGTCCGCAGCCATTTCGACTGCAACGGCCCCGGGAACCGTGACTTCAGGCACCGCCAGGACTTCGGTGACAGCCACAAGCACCTCCACGGTGGCTCCCTCTCCAGCATGCACCGGCGGCACGAACGCGCCTGGCATCACAGATAA